In one Litorilinea aerophila genomic region, the following are encoded:
- a CDS encoding PAS domain S-box protein, with amino-acid sequence MTQYHDLPYRLPLAESLNSTEVLQSILDAAPIAIVMVDQQGNIVYANEKLAHMFGYSQQELLQQPIELLMPERFRQDHRAHRADFALHPRVRPMGSGMDLAARRKDGTEFPIEAGLSPIQVGDEMLVVGSITDVSRRKQIEEMLEQRVEERTRELERRRQVADGLRDILAILNSNRTLRETLDYIVGQACRLLHADASAIYQLGDEEGMFIVQAAYGLPPELLPELPHTQPAGQANPDGFPTGSGPTASTPRAPHTSPQSLPSRPRVTRQADFVQIRAGDGAEEPGTQPGDAQDPLENHYQAVLTVPLIIKEDIYGSLMLYYREPRKFSVEEIELATTMGDQTALAIENARLRTQVEHSAVAAERNRIARDLHDSVTQTLFSASLIAEVLPKLWAHNPEDGRRRLEELRQLTRGALAEMRTLLLELRPATLIEVDLGELLRQLTEAITGRARVPIDLTLEGDHPLPPDVKVAFYHIAQEALNNVAKHARAQHVTVHLVRQPEGACLTVTDDGRGFVLDAVTPEHLGLTIMHERADAIGARLEITSRRGQGTQVQVTWHAPATDEAEQAEENRCSSV; translated from the coding sequence ATGACCCAATACCACGATCTGCCCTATCGCCTGCCCCTGGCAGAATCCCTGAACAGTACCGAAGTTCTCCAGTCCATTTTGGACGCGGCCCCCATCGCCATCGTTATGGTGGACCAGCAAGGCAACATCGTCTACGCCAACGAGAAGCTGGCCCACATGTTCGGCTACAGCCAGCAGGAGCTCCTCCAACAGCCCATTGAGCTCCTCATGCCGGAGCGCTTCCGCCAGGACCACCGGGCCCACCGGGCGGACTTTGCTCTCCATCCCCGGGTCCGCCCCATGGGATCTGGCATGGACCTGGCCGCCCGCCGCAAGGACGGCACCGAGTTTCCCATCGAGGCGGGGCTCAGCCCTATCCAGGTGGGGGACGAGATGCTGGTAGTGGGCTCCATCACCGACGTGTCCCGCCGTAAACAGATTGAGGAGATGCTGGAGCAGCGGGTGGAAGAACGCACCCGGGAGCTTGAGCGGCGACGACAGGTAGCGGATGGCCTGCGGGATATCCTGGCCATCCTCAATTCCAATCGCACCCTGCGGGAAACCCTGGACTACATTGTGGGCCAGGCATGCCGTCTCCTCCATGCCGACGCCAGCGCCATCTACCAGTTGGGCGACGAAGAGGGCATGTTCATCGTCCAGGCTGCCTACGGCTTGCCGCCCGAGTTGTTGCCCGAGCTGCCCCACACACAGCCGGCCGGGCAAGCCAATCCTGACGGATTCCCCACCGGCAGCGGTCCCACGGCTTCCACGCCCCGCGCGCCCCATACCTCCCCGCAGAGCCTGCCGTCCAGGCCCCGGGTCACCCGCCAGGCCGACTTCGTGCAGATTCGCGCCGGCGATGGCGCTGAAGAGCCCGGCACCCAGCCCGGGGATGCCCAGGATCCCCTGGAGAATCACTATCAGGCCGTCCTGACTGTTCCCCTGATCATCAAAGAGGACATTTACGGCAGCCTGATGCTTTATTACCGGGAGCCGCGCAAATTTTCGGTGGAGGAGATCGAACTGGCGACCACCATGGGCGATCAGACGGCCCTGGCCATCGAAAATGCCCGCCTGCGTACCCAGGTAGAGCATTCGGCCGTGGCGGCGGAGCGCAACCGAATCGCCCGGGACCTCCACGACTCGGTGACCCAGACCCTCTTCTCGGCCAGCCTGATCGCGGAGGTGTTGCCCAAGCTGTGGGCCCACAACCCCGAAGATGGCCGGCGTCGACTGGAGGAGTTGCGTCAGTTGACCCGGGGCGCGCTGGCAGAAATGCGCACCCTGTTGTTGGAGTTGCGGCCTGCCACCCTGATCGAAGTGGACCTGGGCGAGCTCCTGCGCCAGCTGACGGAAGCCATCACCGGCCGGGCCCGGGTCCCCATCGACCTGACCCTGGAGGGAGATCACCCCCTTCCCCCCGACGTGAAGGTTGCCTTCTACCACATCGCCCAGGAGGCCCTGAACAACGTGGCCAAGCATGCCCGTGCCCAGCACGTGACGGTCCACCTGGTGCGCCAGCCCGAGGGCGCCTGCCTGACCGTGACCGATGATGGGCGCGGCTTTGTGTTGGATGCCGTGACCCCGGAGCATCTGGGCCTGACCATCATGCACGAGCGGGCTGACGCCATCGGCGCCCGGTTGGAAATCACCAGCCGCCGGGGGCAGGGCACCCAGGTGCAGGTCACCTGGCATGCCCCAGCCACAGATGAGGCAGAGCAGGCCGAAGAGAATCGGTGTTCATCGGTGTAA
- a CDS encoding NUDIX hydrolase, translating to MGHSLMDAASFPEPSTEPIRRRYPTAPLVGVGAAVFNRQGQVLLVKRGRPPRAGQWGLPGGLLELGERLADGVRREVREECGIEIDVGDVVDTFEPIERDAQGRVEYHYVVIDFWATYRSGVPQAQDDAAELAWVDVGALDQYAVAPETRSVILKAYRAWQAADPT from the coding sequence ATGGGCCACAGCCTGATGGACGCTGCTTCTTTCCCCGAGCCTTCGACCGAACCCATTCGCCGCCGCTATCCCACTGCCCCCCTGGTGGGCGTGGGCGCGGCCGTCTTCAATCGCCAGGGGCAGGTGCTCCTGGTCAAACGGGGGCGTCCTCCCCGGGCCGGGCAGTGGGGCCTGCCCGGCGGCCTGTTGGAGCTGGGCGAGCGGCTGGCTGATGGCGTGCGGCGGGAAGTGCGTGAGGAATGTGGGATCGAAATCGACGTGGGCGATGTGGTCGATACCTTCGAGCCCATCGAGCGGGATGCCCAGGGCCGGGTGGAATACCACTATGTGGTCATCGACTTCTGGGCCACCTATCGGAGCGGCGTTCCCCAGGCCCAGGATGACGCGGCCGAGCTGGCCTGGGTCGACGTGGGTGCCTTGGACCAGTATGCCGTGGCGCCGGAAACCCGTTCGGTCATCCTGAAGGCATATCGGGCGTGGCAGGCGGCAGATCCCACTTGA
- a CDS encoding phosphotransferase family protein: MTPETARFDTAQVEAYLSQLHGQPATVLEMTGLSDKAISAPATDTAGGEADRRSLKVFGYGRPVLIRYRVDGQEHRVVLHTAAADHFGHETRADRAAALLRCYDTFNHLPRHVPALDVGAFFHTTPDASPALHSLGAAGEFFLLSRFVHGQAYAQDLVRLRDGGDLTDRDRARAEALARYLAEIHAQKFPVDQEETGPRDRRALYRRRIRDTVGSGEGIMGLVDSYPDDFALLPPDWLREVEQACVAWRWRLKGQDHRLAQVHGDFHPFNVLFTGDVEFALLDRSRGAWGEPADDVSCMAINYLFFSLQRVGRLAPPFETLWTLFWETYLDATGDEELLSLVAPFLAWRGLVLASPVWYNVGDDVRRLLFGFIDHVLGAASFDPNPAAVNRYLVPVS, from the coding sequence ATGACCCCGGAAACAGCCCGCTTCGACACGGCCCAGGTGGAGGCCTACCTGAGCCAGCTCCATGGCCAGCCGGCCACCGTGCTGGAGATGACGGGCCTCAGCGATAAGGCCATATCGGCCCCGGCAACGGACACGGCCGGCGGGGAGGCCGACCGGCGCTCCCTCAAGGTGTTCGGCTACGGCCGGCCCGTCCTGATCCGCTATCGGGTGGATGGCCAGGAGCACCGGGTGGTGTTGCACACGGCCGCCGCGGACCACTTCGGGCACGAAACCCGGGCGGACCGGGCCGCGGCCCTGTTGCGGTGCTACGATACCTTTAACCACCTGCCCCGGCACGTGCCCGCGCTGGATGTGGGCGCTTTCTTCCACACCACGCCCGATGCCAGCCCCGCACTCCATTCCCTGGGCGCTGCCGGTGAGTTCTTCCTCCTCTCCCGTTTCGTGCATGGGCAGGCCTACGCCCAGGACCTGGTACGCCTGCGGGATGGCGGCGACCTCACAGACCGGGATCGGGCCCGGGCCGAAGCGTTGGCCCGCTATCTGGCTGAAATCCACGCCCAGAAGTTCCCCGTCGACCAGGAGGAGACCGGCCCGCGGGACCGACGGGCCCTCTACCGCCGTCGCATCCGGGACACGGTGGGCAGCGGTGAAGGCATCATGGGGCTGGTGGACAGCTATCCAGATGACTTTGCCCTGCTGCCGCCGGACTGGCTACGGGAGGTGGAGCAGGCCTGTGTGGCCTGGCGTTGGCGTCTGAAAGGACAGGACCACCGGCTGGCCCAGGTACACGGCGACTTCCATCCTTTCAACGTCCTCTTCACCGGCGATGTGGAGTTCGCCCTCTTGGACCGCAGCCGGGGGGCCTGGGGGGAGCCGGCGGACGATGTGAGCTGTATGGCCATCAACTACCTGTTCTTTTCCCTCCAGCGTGTCGGGCGGCTGGCCCCGCCCTTCGAAACCCTCTGGACCCTCTTCTGGGAGACCTACCTGGATGCCACGGGCGATGAGGAGCTGTTGTCCCTGGTGGCGCCCTTTCTGGCGTGGCGGGGGCTGGTTCTGGCCAGCCCCGTCTGGTACAACGTGGGGGATGATGTGCGGCGCCTGCTCTTCGGCTTTATCGATCACGTGTTGGGCGCGGCGTCCTTCGACCCCAATCCAGCGGCCGTCAACCGGTACCTGGTGCCCGTTTCGTGA
- a CDS encoding adenylyl-sulfate kinase encodes MGRDETSPGWAVWFTGLPAAGKTTLARTLQRRLAREGICAVLLDSDELRPILTPQPTFTPGEREDFYRRLTQLAATLVEQGVHVLIAATGNRQHYRDFAARLLPHLALVWVRCAPETCRRRDPKGLYRRALAGEIRNFPGVDAAYEPPAEPVAVVDTDREGPDQAVERLLVTLPFLRSGDSG; translated from the coding sequence ATGGGTAGGGACGAGACATCACCCGGCTGGGCCGTCTGGTTTACCGGCCTGCCCGCGGCTGGCAAGACCACCCTGGCCCGGACACTGCAGCGGCGCCTGGCCAGGGAAGGGATCTGCGCCGTGCTGCTGGATTCTGACGAGCTGCGGCCCATCCTCACACCCCAGCCAACTTTCACGCCCGGGGAACGGGAGGATTTCTACCGGCGGCTGACCCAACTGGCAGCCACTCTGGTGGAGCAGGGCGTGCACGTTCTCATCGCGGCCACCGGCAACCGCCAACACTATCGGGATTTCGCCGCCCGGCTCCTTCCTCACCTGGCCCTGGTCTGGGTCCGCTGCGCCCCCGAGACCTGCCGCCGCCGGGACCCCAAGGGGCTGTACCGCCGGGCCCTGGCGGGCGAGATCCGCAATTTCCCCGGGGTGGATGCGGCCTATGAGCCCCCTGCTGAACCGGTCGCCGTGGTAGACACCGACCGGGAGGGGCCGGATCAGGCTGTGGAGCGCCTGTTGGTGACCCTGCCCTTTCTGCGCTCGGGAGATAGCGGCTGA
- a CDS encoding cation-translocating P-type ATPase produces MSDWHHQSIEEVLAALGSDAKQGLSAAEARERLNRYGPNELVERGRKSPWQILWEQISSTLVVVLIVAAVISALLGDYKDAVAILAIVVLNAVLGFRQEYQAEQAMAALKKLAVPKVRVRRDGHVQEISARELVPGDIILLEAGNLVPADGRLISSANLRVEEATLTGESEPVSKRAEVTVEANAALGDRRNMVYMGTVVTYGHGEAVVTATGMETELGRIADMLQTVENEPTPLQRRLDQLGRRLALVALAIVVVIFGLGVLRGEDLRLMMLTAVSLAVAAVPEGLPAVVTIALALGAQRMLKRRALIRKLPAVETLGSVTVICSDKTGTLTENRMTVTVLDVVGERIDLTERLSRERAGTFSVAEAAPGPVQPALSLLLAGAALCNDAVVEPANEGDGERFRMVGDPTEGALAVAAARAGLLKGKLEELSPRVAEVPFDSARKRMTTVHKRPPAETPVPESLRPLWDQVDLAGAPPYIAFTKGALDSLLQVTTRVWAGDHVEPLDEEYRQRIVAAHDELAQNGMRVLGVAFRGMEEPPADGAVQEVEQELIFVGLVAMIDPPRPEVKAAVETCRNAGIRPMMITGDHPLTARHIAQELGIGDGKRLLTGQDLEQLSPEELDQAVREVSIFARVAPEHKLHIVQALQRQKELVAMTGDGVNDAPALKQADIGVAMGITGTDVAKEAADMVLQDDNFATIVAAVEEGRTIYDNIRKFIRFLLSCNSGEIWVMLLAPFVGMPLPLLPLQILWMNLITDGLPALALGVEPAEPDVMRRPPYPPSEGIFSRGLGWDVIWIGLVLGLAPLGLGYYYWQAGDPAWQTMLFTTLVLSQMALAIGVRSERESIFRIGLLSNRPMVGAVLLTIVLQLAVVYVPFARTFFETEPLDAQHLLMSLAVCTLPLWCVELEKWLFRRRRRGGDTKTAATS; encoded by the coding sequence ATGAGCGACTGGCATCACCAATCCATCGAAGAAGTCCTGGCAGCCCTGGGTAGCGACGCCAAGCAGGGCCTCTCCGCCGCCGAAGCCCGGGAACGGCTGAACCGCTACGGTCCCAACGAGTTGGTGGAGCGGGGACGGAAGTCCCCCTGGCAGATCCTGTGGGAGCAGATCTCCTCCACCCTGGTGGTGGTTCTCATCGTGGCCGCTGTCATTTCGGCCCTCCTGGGCGACTACAAGGACGCGGTCGCCATCCTGGCCATCGTGGTGCTCAACGCGGTGCTGGGCTTTCGCCAGGAATACCAGGCGGAGCAGGCCATGGCCGCGCTGAAGAAGCTGGCCGTCCCCAAGGTACGGGTCCGGCGAGACGGCCATGTCCAGGAAATTTCGGCCCGGGAGCTGGTCCCCGGCGACATCATCCTGCTGGAAGCGGGCAATCTGGTCCCCGCAGATGGCCGCCTGATTTCCTCGGCCAATCTGCGGGTAGAGGAGGCCACCCTCACCGGAGAATCGGAGCCGGTGAGCAAGCGGGCAGAGGTCACAGTCGAAGCCAACGCCGCATTGGGCGACCGCCGCAACATGGTCTACATGGGCACGGTGGTGACCTATGGCCACGGTGAGGCCGTGGTGACGGCCACCGGCATGGAGACGGAGTTGGGCCGTATCGCCGACATGCTCCAGACGGTGGAAAACGAGCCCACCCCCCTGCAGCGCCGGCTGGATCAGTTGGGCCGGCGGCTGGCCCTGGTCGCCCTGGCCATCGTGGTCGTCATCTTTGGCCTGGGCGTGTTGCGGGGCGAGGATCTGCGGCTGATGATGCTCACCGCGGTCAGCCTGGCCGTGGCCGCCGTGCCCGAAGGCCTGCCCGCGGTGGTCACCATCGCCCTGGCCCTGGGCGCCCAGCGCATGCTGAAACGCCGCGCCCTGATCCGCAAGCTGCCGGCGGTGGAAACCCTGGGCTCGGTGACGGTCATCTGCTCCGACAAGACGGGCACCCTGACGGAAAACCGGATGACCGTCACGGTGCTGGATGTGGTGGGGGAACGCATCGACCTGACCGAGCGCCTGAGCCGGGAACGCGCGGGGACCTTCTCCGTGGCGGAGGCGGCGCCCGGCCCTGTGCAGCCGGCTCTCTCGCTTCTGCTGGCCGGCGCAGCCCTCTGCAACGACGCGGTGGTGGAGCCGGCCAACGAGGGCGATGGGGAGCGCTTTCGCATGGTGGGAGATCCCACGGAGGGTGCCCTGGCGGTGGCCGCGGCCCGGGCCGGCCTGCTCAAGGGCAAGCTGGAGGAGCTCAGCCCCCGGGTGGCCGAGGTGCCCTTCGACTCCGCCCGCAAGCGCATGACCACCGTCCACAAACGTCCGCCGGCCGAGACGCCTGTGCCGGAAAGCCTGCGCCCCCTCTGGGATCAGGTGGACTTGGCCGGCGCGCCGCCCTACATCGCCTTCACCAAGGGCGCCCTGGACAGCCTTCTGCAGGTGACGACCCGGGTCTGGGCGGGGGACCATGTGGAGCCTCTGGACGAGGAGTACCGCCAGCGCATCGTGGCCGCCCACGACGAGCTGGCCCAAAACGGGATGCGGGTGTTGGGGGTGGCCTTCCGGGGCATGGAAGAGCCGCCGGCCGACGGTGCCGTGCAGGAGGTGGAACAGGAGCTGATCTTCGTGGGGCTGGTGGCCATGATCGACCCTCCGCGGCCCGAGGTGAAGGCGGCCGTGGAAACGTGCCGCAACGCAGGCATTCGCCCCATGATGATCACCGGCGACCACCCCCTGACGGCGCGGCACATCGCCCAGGAGTTGGGCATCGGCGATGGCAAGCGCCTGCTCACCGGCCAGGACCTGGAACAGCTTTCCCCTGAAGAGCTGGACCAGGCGGTGCGGGAGGTCTCCATCTTTGCCCGGGTGGCGCCGGAACACAAGCTTCACATTGTCCAGGCCCTGCAGCGCCAGAAAGAACTGGTGGCCATGACCGGCGACGGCGTCAACGATGCCCCGGCCCTTAAGCAGGCGGACATCGGCGTGGCCATGGGCATCACGGGCACGGACGTGGCCAAGGAAGCGGCGGACATGGTGCTGCAGGACGACAACTTCGCCACCATCGTGGCCGCGGTGGAGGAAGGGCGCACCATCTACGACAACATCCGCAAGTTCATCCGCTTTTTGCTGAGCTGCAATTCGGGCGAGATCTGGGTGATGTTGCTGGCGCCCTTCGTGGGAATGCCCCTGCCCCTCCTCCCCCTCCAGATCCTGTGGATGAACCTGATCACCGACGGCCTGCCGGCCCTGGCCCTGGGGGTGGAGCCGGCCGAGCCGGACGTCATGCGCCGGCCGCCCTATCCGCCCAGTGAGGGCATCTTCAGTCGAGGCCTGGGCTGGGATGTAATCTGGATTGGGTTGGTGTTGGGATTGGCGCCCCTGGGGTTGGGCTACTACTACTGGCAGGCCGGGGATCCTGCCTGGCAGACCATGCTCTTCACCACCCTGGTGCTCTCCCAGATGGCCCTGGCCATTGGGGTGCGCTCCGAGCGGGAGTCCATCTTCCGGATCGGCCTGCTCTCCAATCGGCCCATGGTCGGCGCCGTCCTGCTGACGATCGTCCTGCAACTGGCGGTGGTCTATGTACCCTTTGCCCGCACCTTCTTCGAAACCGAGCCCCTGGACGCCCAGCATCTGCTCATGAGCCTGGCGGTCTGTACCCTGCCCCTGTGGTGCGTGGAGCTCGAGAAGTGGCTATTCCGCCGGCGTCGGCGTGGAGGAGATACGAAAACCGCTGCCACGTCGTAG
- a CDS encoding response regulator, whose translation MTKQSTIRVMLVDDHAVVRSGLSAFLWAFDDLELVGEAADGAEALALCERLQPDVILMDLMMPRMDGAAATQAIRARYPHIQVVALTSFKEDELVQAALKAGAIGYLLKNVSADELAQAIRAAYAGRPTLAPEAAEALIHNARNADRLPPGQALTEREREVLALMVEGLNNSEIAERLVVSRSTVKFHVSNILSKLQANSRTEAVAVALQRKLVG comes from the coding sequence GTGACGAAGCAATCGACCATTCGGGTGATGCTGGTAGACGACCATGCCGTGGTTCGCAGCGGCCTTTCGGCCTTCCTGTGGGCGTTCGACGACCTGGAGCTGGTGGGCGAGGCCGCTGACGGGGCCGAGGCGTTGGCCCTGTGCGAACGACTCCAACCCGATGTGATTTTGATGGACCTGATGATGCCCCGGATGGACGGTGCAGCCGCAACCCAGGCCATCCGGGCCCGCTATCCCCACATCCAGGTGGTGGCGTTGACCAGCTTTAAGGAGGATGAGCTGGTCCAGGCTGCGCTGAAGGCCGGCGCCATCGGCTATCTGCTGAAAAACGTCTCGGCCGATGAGCTGGCCCAGGCCATCCGCGCCGCCTACGCGGGCCGACCCACCCTGGCACCTGAAGCCGCGGAGGCCCTGATCCACAACGCCCGCAACGCCGATCGCCTGCCCCCCGGACAGGCCCTCACCGAACGGGAGCGGGAGGTGCTGGCCCTGATGGTGGAGGGGCTCAACAACAGCGAAATTGCCGAGCGGCTGGTCGTCAGCCGTTCCACCGTCAAATTCCACGTGAGCAACATCCTCTCCAAGCTGCAGGCCAACAGCCGCACCGAGGCGGTGGCTGTGGCGCTGCAGAGGAAACTGGTCGGCTAA